The Deltaproteobacteria bacterium genome contains the following window.
AGTTCGTGCAGCGGCGCGGCGGCACGCAGGCGGTGGCGGCGCTGGCGCCGTGGGATCACCCGCGCTGGGTGGCGCGCGCCTTCGATCACTGGCAGCCGCGCCTGCTGCTGTTGGTCGAAACCGAGCTGTGGCCCACTCTGATTCTGGAAGCGGCCCGGCGCCGGCTGCCGGTGTTCTGCGTCAGCGCCAGGATCTACCCGCGCGACGCCGGCCGCTACCGGCTGATCCGCGCCCTGACGGCGCCCATGCTGCAACGGCTGACCGGCGTGCTCGCCCAAGACGACACCGAGCGGGAACGATTCGTGGCGCTCGGCATGCCCCCGGAGTGCTGCACCGTTGCTGGCAATCTGAAGTACTTGGCCGCCACGGGTGCCAGCCGCTCGCATGGGCCTTTGCCGGCGACTGCCGCTTGGCGCCGCGAGCTGCACCTGGTCGAGGGCGAGCGCGTCGTTGTCTGTGGCAGCATTCACACCGACGAGTTGCGGGCCGTGTTTGCCGCCCTCGATCAGCTGCCCCTGGACGCACTGCGTGTGATCATCGCGCCGCGACACCTGACGGCGACGGTGATGATTACCCGGCTGGCGCAGCGGCGGGGCTGGCGGCTACACCGGCGCTCGGCCGGCTCGGTGCCGCCGGGTTGGCAGCTGTTGGTGTTGGATCGCGTGGGCGAGTTGGCGGAAGCCTACGCGGTCGCCTCCCTGGCGGTAGTCGGCGGCGGGTTCGGCGCTCATGGCGGGCACAACCCGTTCGAGCCGCTGCTGGCAGGAGCGCCGGTGATCTTCGGGCCGCACTTCGACCACTTTGCCGGCGAGGCCCGGGCCTTGGCCGCGGTCGAGCCCACGGCGCAAGTCGATGGCCCGCTTCAGCTCGGCCAGCGGCTGTTGCAGTGGTGGAGTGACCCGCGGCGCTGCGCGCGCGTGCTCGCGCGGCAGCGCAGCGCGCTTCCGGACGGGGCAGCCATTGCGCGGCGGTATGTCAATGCGCTATCGCCGTGGCTCGAAAGAGGCGGGGTGTGAGCAGCGGCGGGCGACAGTGCACGATTTGTTTGGTTGCCGGCGACGTTTCCGGGGATGACAACGCGGGACATCTGGCGGCGGCCATCCGCCAACTGGCTCCGGCGGTGCGCCTGGTGGGGGCGGGCGGGAGCGCCATGCGCGCGGCCGGCGTCGAAATTGCCGTCGAGACCACCGACCTATCCGCCGTCGGCGTGTTGGATTCCGTACGCATGCTGCCCCAGCTGGTGGCCCGCTTTCGGCGCTGGCAGCGGTTGGTGCGCAGCGCGCGACCGGATTTGGTGGTGCTGGTGGACAGCGAAACGGTGAACGCGCCGGCGGCGCTGTGGCTGTACCGGCGGCGGGTGCCGGTGGCGTTCTTCTTCCCGCCCCAGGTCTGGCTCTGGGGACGGTGGCGGTTACCGGCGATTGTGCCGCTGGCGCGCCGCGTGATCTCGGCCTTTCAACCGGAAGCGGCGCTCTACGCGCAAGCCGGCGCCGACACGGTCTGGGTCGGGCATCCGCTGCGCGAGCTGGTGCAGGTGAGCGAAGACGCGCCCGCGGCGCTGGGTGCGCTCGGACTCGACCCGTCCCGGCCGCTGGTGGCGTTGATGCCGGGCAGTCGCACCAACGAGGTGCGGCGGCTGGCGCCGGCGATTTTGGGCGCTGCCCGGATCTTGCAGGCGCGCGATCCGGCGCTGCAGTTCGCTTTGCCGCTGGCCAGCGATGCACTGCGGGCCGAGGTCGAGCGGCAGGTGGCCGCCAGCGGCGTGCGCGGAGTGGTGCTCTACCGCCCGCAATCGTACGCGGTGCTCAGTCAGGCGCGGGTGGTGTTGCAGTGCTCGGGCACCGCCACCCTGGAGGCAGCGCTGCTCGGCATTCCGGCGGTGATTGTCTATCGCTGCATCGCGATCGAGTACCTGGTGGGCCGGTATCTGCTGATCGATGCACCGTTCATTGGCATGCCTAACATTCTGTTGGGCGAGATGGTGCAGCCAGAGTTTTTCCACCGGCACGCCGACGCCGAGCACATCGCGGCCGAGGCCTGGTCGCTGCTCACCGACGAGTGCCGCCGCCAGCGCGTGCGCGCGCAGCTCGCCGGCATTGCCGGCCTGCTCGGACCGCCGGGGGCATTTGCGCGCGCGGCGCAGGCGGTGGTGGGGTTGTTGCCGCCGGCGGCCGAGCTGATGCCAGTGCCCGCGCCCGGCAACGGCGATGACTGCGGGCGCCGTGCCCAGGCCCGCTGACGGCGTGGCCCGCGCCGTGCGGCCTGCGATGGGCTTCCCGCGGCGCTTGTGGCATATCGCCTGTAGCCCGCCGTCAAGCGACCCGTGCAGCGATGTTTCGACTCAAGCACCTGCAGATCGACACCCTCGGCGAGCACGTTGTGTTCATTCACGAGAGCGCCGGCGCCTGCATCGCGTGGGGCGGCGCGCTCGACTTGGCCCCGGCCGACGACATCTTGATCACGGTCGAGCGCCCGATGGAGATCGACACGGAGGTACAATTGGTGGCCTCGATCTTGTCGAAGAAGAAGACCGCGGGGGCCACGCACGCTTTGATCGACATTCCGGTCGGCCGCACGGCAAAGATGCGCTCGCACGGCGGCGCGGAGCGGCTGGCCAACCTGTTCCGCGCCGTCGCCAAGGAAGTCGAGCTGCTCATCGACGTGGTAGTGACCGAGGCCAGCGGCCCGATCGGCTGGGGCATCGGGCCGCAGCTGGAAGCGTTCGACGTGCTGGCGGTGTTACGGCGTGAGCCGGGCGCGCCGCAAGATCTGCGCGAGAAGTCCCTCTACCTGGCGGCCCGCATTCTCGAACTGGTGGGCGCTGTGGCCCCTGCCGCCGGCTATCGCGCCGCCCAGCAGACGCTCGACTCCGGCGCGGCCGAGCGTGCCTTCACCCGCATCATCGCCGCACAAGGGGAGCGCGCGCCGGTGCCCGCGGCGCCCTACAGGCACGTGGTCGAGGCCCCCGCCGACGGCCGCATTCACGAAATCGACTGCTGGGAGATCGCCCGTGTTGCCAAACGCGCCGGCGCGCCGGCTCACGCTGCCGCCGGCGTACGGCTACTGCACACGGTGGGGGACATCGTCGAGCGCGGCGAGCCGGTGTTCGAGATTCACGCGCAGAGCGCCGCGCAACTCGAATTCGGCCGGGCTTACGCCGCCGCTCACCCCGACATCGTGCGCTTCGGGTTCTGAGGCCGGCCGCCGCCGTTGGTGATCTACGCCATCGCCCCGCCAGTTATGACGCGCGCAGGGTATCGCTCGCTGCTGAGCACCACGGCCTTGCTGCTGGCGCCCGCGGCCTGGGCGGCGCTGCACGGGCCGGTGACGGGCACGGCCGACCCGAACGAGCCGGGCGTGGTGTCGGCCGCCGCCGCAGTGCCGGCGCAGCCGGTCGTGGTACCGCGTATGCCCGGGCCCCGGCGCAACCACGCGCTCGGCGCCGCTGCCGGGCGCTCCACGCTTGCGCCACCGCTGTCACCACTCCAGAGCGCCCCGATTCTCGCCGGCGACTTTGCCGGCATCCCCTTCACCTCCTTCTTCCCGCCCGACCCCAGCCTCGCCGTCGGACCCGATGATCTGGTGGCGGTAGTCAACGGGGCGATCGCGCTGTTCACCCGGAGCGGCGCCAATCCCTGGCAGCGCTCGCTCAACAACTTCTTCAACGGCTCACAGTCGAGCAGCTTCGTCTATGATCCCAAAGTCATCTTCGACCCCCATTCCGGCCGCTTCTTCGTGGCGGCAATCGACGGCCAGAACAGCCCGAACTCGTGGCTGCGCCTGGCGGTGTCGAAGTCGAGTGCCCCGAGCAATCTAAGCGTGTCGCCGAGCGCAACCAGCCAGTGGTGGGGATACAACATTGATGCCGATCGCGACGGCGGGGCGCAGATCAATAACAACTGGGCCGATTTTCCCGGGGTCGGTGTCGATCAGTACAACCTCTACATCACGGCCAACATGTTCGACAACGACGGCGGCTTTCACTACGTCAAGGTTTGGGTGATCGCCAAGGCCGCGCTGTTGAATGGCGGACCGCCTACGGTCTTCGAGTTTGGGGCGCCGCCGGCGCCGGCGCTGGGCAATCCGGAGACGGGCGAGCCGGACTTCACCATCACGCCCGCGCTCAACTTCGACTCCGGCAGCGAGCACATGCTCTCGACCAACGAACTAGCCGGTGGCGATGGTTTCCTCACGCTGTGGACGGTCAACGACCCCGGCGGCACACCGCTGCTGGCGAGCGCCAACCTAACGGTGGCGGCGTGGAACGGCTTTACCGTGCCGCCGTGCGCACAGGCGGGCGGCGGCACACCGCTCGATGCCGGCGACACGCGCGTGCTCAATGCGGTCGAACGTGACGGCAGCCTGTGGGCGACCCACACCCAGCCGAGCGCCGACGGTTTGCGCGCCGAGGTCCGCTGGTACGAGATCGACGTCGCCGGGCCGACGCTGCGGCAATCCGGCCTGGTGTCCGATGCCACTCGTTGTTACTTCTATCCGGCGATCATGCCCGACGCGCAGGGCAATGCCGGCTTGGTCATGAGCGGGGTCGATGAAGCTATCTTCGGCTCAGTCTTCTACACCGGCCGCTTGGCTGCCGATGCCGCCGGCACGATGCCGCCCGTGGCCACGCTGCGCGCCGGCCTCTCCAGCTACGTCAGAACCGACGCGGCGGGATTCAATCGCTGGGGCGACTACGGCGGTATTGCCGCCGACCCCGCCGGCGGCGAGCTCTGGATATTCCACGAATATGCCTCGCACGCGCCCGACCTATGGGACACCTGGCTTGGCCGATTGCAGTTCCCCACACCCGCGCCGTCCCCGACCAGTACGGTGGCGCCAACTGCCGGCGCCAGCGTAACCCCGGAGCCGACACCGGCAGCGACAGCCACCGCAAGTGATACGCCGCTGGCGACTTCGACATATACGGCCAGCCCTACCGCCACCGACACCGCAACGCCGATGGACACTGCGGCTCCCGTTTTCAGCCCGACGTTCACTCCGACAACCGCGCCGCTCGGCCCTCGTGGCGATGCCAACTGCGACCTGCGGGTTTCAGCCGCCGATGTCTCGGCCGTGGTCCTGCGGCTAACCGGCGTGGAGGTCGCCAGCTGCGCGCAAGCCGATGTTGACGGCAACGGTCAGGTAACAGCGGCCGACATTGCCGCCGTGATCGAGCGCATCTTCACGGCCGCCGTACTCTAGCCGGCCTTGGCGAACCGCTGCATTGCGGGGTATAAGCGCATCGCGGTTTTGGCCATGAAGCGCCCGAGGAACATCGCTGATGCCTGACATGCCGTTGCTGCTTCTGCGCGTTGCCGGCGTGGTGGTTGGTCTGGCCGGTCTGTGGCTGACCTATCGGCTACGGTTTCGCGCGCGCCGGCTGGCGAACTCGGAGTGGCTGCTGGGTACATTGCTGGCCTTCGCGCTGGTCGTCTGCGGCTTGGTGCCGAACGCCTTCGACTTCCTGCTCGGCCTATTCGCCTTTCGCAAGGGCGGCGGGCAGCGGCTGATCGGCTTGTTGATCTTCTCGAATCTGCTCTCGTACGTGCTGATCTACCTCGCGTTGACTCGCAGCAATCGGGCCGAGGAGGTGATTGACCGGGTTGTCCGGGAGCTGGCCAAGCGGCAGTACCGCGAGAGCCGCGACGCTGACGACGCCCAGCTGTACATCGTCATCCCGGCCTTCAACGAGGCCGCCAACATCGGCGCGGTGTTGGCCGGCGTCCCGCCGCTGGTTTGCGGGTTGCGCACCAAGCCCATTGTCGTCGTTGACGGCGCCACTGACGACACCGCAACCGTGGTGCGGCAGTGCAGCAGCGAGCCGGTGTGCTACCTCGTCAATCGCGGCGGGGGCTCGGCACTGAAGGCGGGCTACGATCTGGCCATCGAGAACGGGGGGGATATCGTCGTCACGCTAGATGCCGACGGCCAGCATCGGCCCGACGAGATTTCCCGATTGGTGCAGCCGATCGTCGATGGCCGCGCCGATCTAGTCAACGGCTCGCGGCTGCTCGGGCGCTACCAGGTCGAGCGCTGGAGCCGGGCTACCGGCTTGGTGTTGTTCAATTGGCTCATCAGCCTGCTCACGCTCACCCGCATCACCGATTGTTCCAGCGGTTTTCGCGCGATTCGCACCGCCGAGCTGGCCAAGTTAGAGTTACGCCAGCCGCAGTTCCACACCTCCGAGCTGTTGATCGAGGCGCTGCGCAAAGGGCTGCGAGTGACGGAAGTACCGATCAGCGGCGAGCGCCGGCGAAGCGGCGAAAGCAAGAAGCCCGCGTCGTGGCGTTACGGCTGGGGGTTTGCCCGCGCGATCGTGTCGACGTGGTTGCGCTAGCAGCGGCCGAGGTCCGGCCGGCGTGGCGGGCCGGGGCGATGGCTTTGGCGCTGGTGCTGCTGTGGGGAGCGGCCTGGGCCGCGAACTGGCAAGCGTGGCTGGCGGCTTGGCCCTGGCCGCGAGTACTGGCGGCCTGGCTGCTCTTCGTGCTGCCCGGGGTGTGGCTGGCGCGCTGGCTCGATGATGCCGCCGGCTTTGTCCTCAGTCGCCATCTGAGCGCCGGCTTCGCGATTGCGCTGGGTATCACGGGGCTGTTGGGCACACTCAGCCGCGTCACTCATCTCCCATACGGAGTCATTCGCCTGCTGTTCTTCGGCGCTGGCGCGGTGGCGCTCGCCGGCTTCGTCCTGAGTCGGCGCACGCCGCTGCCACGAAAGCCGGGCCGGCTGCTGTCGGGGGCGCTGCCGGCACTGGCCGCCGCCGCACTCGCCGTGACTGTGGGACTGGGCCGAGTTAGCAGCGCGGACGACTACTCCACCACCGTCTTCGTCACCGCCTTTGTGCAGTCTGCCGGTTCCAACTTCGAGGACCCGGTGTTCGGTACCGGCCATCCATTGGCGCCGCGCTTTTGGCTGAGCTTCTGGCCGTTGGCGCAAGCCCTGATCGCCAGCAAGGCACGGGTGAGCGGCATCGAAATAAACAACGTCTATCTCACCCCCTTCTTGTTAATCTGGTCGCTACTCGGCGTCTTCAGTCTGGCGCGCGCGCTCGGATGGTCGCGCCGGCTCGCCACGCTCGCCGTCGTGTCACAGGTGGTGAGCCTGGTGTTGCTGCTCGGGCGCGATCAAGTCGGGGATGCGTTCTTTGAGCGTATTGTGCAAGACAA
Protein-coding sequences here:
- the lpxB gene encoding lipid-A-disaccharide synthase, which codes for MSSGGRQCTICLVAGDVSGDDNAGHLAAAIRQLAPAVRLVGAGGSAMRAAGVEIAVETTDLSAVGVLDSVRMLPQLVARFRRWQRLVRSARPDLVVLVDSETVNAPAALWLYRRRVPVAFFFPPQVWLWGRWRLPAIVPLARRVISAFQPEAALYAQAGADTVWVGHPLRELVQVSEDAPAALGALGLDPSRPLVALMPGSRTNEVRRLAPAILGAARILQARDPALQFALPLASDALRAEVERQVAASGVRGVVLYRPQSYAVLSQARVVLQCSGTATLEAALLGIPAVIVYRCIAIEYLVGRYLLIDAPFIGMPNILLGEMVQPEFFHRHADAEHIAAEAWSLLTDECRRQRVRAQLAGIAGLLGPPGAFARAAQAVVGLLPPAAELMPVPAPGNGDDCGRRAQAR
- a CDS encoding glycosyltransferase family 2 protein — encoded protein: MPDMPLLLLRVAGVVVGLAGLWLTYRLRFRARRLANSEWLLGTLLAFALVVCGLVPNAFDFLLGLFAFRKGGGQRLIGLLIFSNLLSYVLIYLALTRSNRAEEVIDRVVRELAKRQYRESRDADDAQLYIVIPAFNEAANIGAVLAGVPPLVCGLRTKPIVVVDGATDDTATVVRQCSSEPVCYLVNRGGGSALKAGYDLAIENGGDIVVTLDADGQHRPDEISRLVQPIVDGRADLVNGSRLLGRYQVERWSRATGLVLFNWLISLLTLTRITDCSSGFRAIRTAELAKLELRQPQFHTSELLIEALRKGLRVTEVPISGERRRSGESKKPASWRYGWGFARAIVSTWLR